The following proteins come from a genomic window of Gimesia chilikensis:
- a CDS encoding glucose-1-phosphate adenylyltransferase, with protein sequence MKNIVSLILGGGKGTRLFPLTQLRSKPAVPLAGKYRLIDIPISNCINSELNRIYLLTQFNSVSLHRHIRQTYKFDSFGGGFVEILAAQQTMEGTDWYQGTADAVRKNIRCIEQSDIDYVLILSGDQLYRMDYSEMLTNHIESKADVSIATVPLSSEQASAFGIMRVDDTGRVKGFLEKPQTEEDLSMVRTSPEWIDQQGIESRGRDCLASMGIYLFNRDLLVDLLKATDYEDFGKEIFPMSIRTHKVHAHLFDGYWEDIGTIRSFYEANLALAHPQPPFDFVVEKAPIYSRPRFLPPTRCEGTQITRSLIADGCEIDEGSVIENSIIGLRCRIGKNVTIRNSVIMGADFYQDQCKELDQDDRPPIGIGDGAYIDGAIVDKNCRVGKGARIELNGHTETDFDQSDVMIRDGIIVVPKGTVLEEGWKL encoded by the coding sequence ATGAAAAATATTGTCAGCCTCATCCTGGGAGGGGGCAAAGGAACTCGTCTGTTTCCACTAACACAGCTCCGTTCCAAACCCGCTGTTCCCCTGGCCGGCAAGTATCGTTTGATCGATATTCCGATCTCAAACTGTATCAACAGTGAACTGAATCGCATCTATCTGCTCACGCAGTTCAACTCGGTCAGTCTGCACCGTCACATCCGACAGACATATAAATTTGATTCCTTCGGCGGCGGTTTTGTCGAGATCCTGGCAGCCCAGCAGACGATGGAAGGGACCGACTGGTACCAGGGAACAGCAGATGCTGTCCGTAAGAACATCCGCTGTATCGAACAGTCGGACATCGATTACGTGCTGATTCTCTCCGGCGATCAGTTGTATCGCATGGACTATTCGGAAATGTTGACCAATCATATCGAGTCTAAGGCCGACGTTTCGATCGCGACGGTGCCACTCTCCAGCGAACAGGCCTCGGCGTTTGGGATCATGCGGGTTGATGACACAGGCCGCGTGAAAGGCTTCCTGGAAAAACCGCAGACCGAAGAAGACCTGTCGATGGTGCGGACTTCTCCCGAGTGGATTGACCAGCAGGGCATCGAAAGCCGTGGCCGGGACTGCCTGGCCAGCATGGGCATTTATCTGTTCAATCGCGATCTGCTCGTTGATCTGTTGAAGGCGACCGATTACGAAGATTTCGGTAAAGAAATCTTTCCGATGTCAATCCGGACTCACAAAGTACACGCGCACCTGTTCGACGGTTACTGGGAAGATATCGGGACGATCCGTTCTTTCTACGAAGCGAACCTGGCTCTGGCTCATCCACAGCCACCATTTGACTTCGTCGTGGAGAAGGCGCCGATCTACTCGCGTCCCCGCTTCCTGCCTCCGACGCGCTGCGAAGGAACGCAGATCACCCGCAGCCTGATCGCCGATGGTTGTGAGATTGATGAAGGCTCTGTGATTGAAAACAGCATCATTGGCCTGCGGTGTCGAATTGGTAAAAACGTGACCATTCGCAACTCGGTCATTATGGGGGCCGACTTCTACCAGGACCAATGCAAAGAGCTGGACCAGGACGACCGTCCGCCGATCGGTATTGGCGATGGTGCCTATATTGACGGTGCGATCGTCGACAAGAATTGCCGCGTCGGCAAAGGAGCACGCATTGAACTCAACGGTCATACCGAGACCGACTTTGACCAGAGCGATGTGATGATTCGCGACGGCATTATTGTCGTCCCTAAGGGCACTGTTTTAGAGGAGGGGTGGAAGCTGTAA
- a CDS encoding PVC-type heme-binding CxxCH protein — protein sequence MFPAHCLQLPFRLRLLLACSVSLIPFLNPHKAFSETPYTPAIAEASQEGEQAISGFRVPEGMHVSLFAAEPLMANPVAFCIDEQGRFYVAETYRQSKGVEDNRSHMDWLHDDLAAETVADRVAYFKKHLKENVKDYTLEHDRIRLVEDRDHDGKADHAGVFADGFNNIEDGTGAGVLARGGYVYYTCIPHVWRLKDTAGEGKATLREKLSSGYGVRVAFRGHDLHGLKLGPDGRLYFSIGDRGYNIKTKEGKHLFRPDTGAVFRCNLDGTELEEFAYGLRNPQELAFDDYGNLFTGDNNSDSGDKARWVYVVEGGDTGWRMYYQYLSDRGPFNREKIWHPAHEGQPAYMVPPIVNLSDGPSGLVHYPGVGLADRYKGHFFLADFRGTPSRSGIRSFAVKPKGASFELTDSHEFIWQILATDVDFGYDGSLYVSDWVNGWNGLGKGRIYQFTDTRHAGEAKEVHSAELMKAGFSERSTEELVGLLAHPDQRIRMEAQFALVNRSALDSLQNVALNGNDLFARLHAIWGIGQLGRQTSSAVAGIQSLLKDPDSEVRAQTAKVIGEAGFTSATPTLIELLKDSNARVQYFAAVALGHFKSQAAVPALFELLKQNNNADPMLRHSAILALSRIGAADQLVAAVNNESAAVRLAAVVALRRLQRKEVGLFLQDSDPQIVLEAARAINDAPIPAAVPDLAAVSLNPDMADPLLRRVMNANFRLGGAENAALLAKIAADKNVPETLRLEAIQELSQWNEPEPLDRVLGRWQPIENRQPVELAEIVGPIVPDLFSSSEKIKEAGTGLAAKYGIKEAAPMLAKMVEDVKRPVDVRVASLKALDKLGYPGISEIAKTAIRDKHAALRVAGRNVLARHEPEAALQPLEQAIESGQTSEKQGAIATLAEMQIPEATTILTRWMQRLVKQEVPAEIQLDLLKAAAQKKSPELDQLRDQYEAQRPEGDALANYLESLSGGNAARGREIFFGRSDTSCRRCHQIRNNGGEVGPDLSGIGRDKDRRYLLEAIVAPNKAIAKGFETAVLALLDGKVVVGIIRNETDDTLEVMDAKGTVIRVPKDEIDERATGKSAMPEEIVKQLSKDDLRDLVEFLIQQKQKPKGPSAKHEG from the coding sequence TTGTTTCCTGCCCACTGTCTGCAACTCCCGTTTCGTTTACGTCTCCTGCTGGCCTGTTCGGTCAGTCTGATCCCCTTTCTGAACCCTCACAAAGCTTTCAGCGAGACACCCTATACACCTGCGATTGCCGAGGCATCGCAGGAAGGGGAACAGGCAATTTCGGGCTTTCGCGTTCCTGAAGGAATGCATGTCAGCCTGTTTGCTGCGGAACCGCTGATGGCCAATCCGGTCGCCTTCTGCATTGATGAACAGGGACGTTTTTACGTAGCAGAAACCTACCGGCAGTCTAAGGGTGTGGAAGACAACCGGAGTCATATGGACTGGTTGCATGATGACCTCGCCGCAGAAACCGTGGCCGATCGCGTTGCTTACTTCAAGAAACATCTCAAGGAAAACGTCAAAGACTACACGCTCGAACACGATCGGATCCGCCTGGTCGAGGATCGGGATCACGACGGCAAAGCCGACCATGCCGGCGTCTTCGCGGACGGCTTCAATAACATTGAAGACGGTACCGGGGCCGGCGTACTGGCCCGCGGTGGATACGTCTATTACACCTGCATTCCCCACGTCTGGCGTCTCAAAGACACGGCAGGTGAGGGGAAAGCCACCCTGCGGGAAAAACTGAGCAGCGGTTACGGGGTCAGGGTCGCCTTCCGCGGACACGACCTGCACGGACTGAAACTCGGCCCCGACGGTCGGCTCTACTTCAGCATCGGCGACCGGGGATACAATATCAAAACCAAAGAAGGCAAACACCTGTTTCGCCCTGATACGGGAGCCGTCTTCCGCTGCAACCTGGACGGGACAGAACTCGAAGAATTCGCTTACGGTTTGCGTAACCCGCAGGAACTGGCGTTTGACGATTACGGCAACCTGTTCACAGGCGACAACAACTCAGACAGCGGCGACAAGGCCCGCTGGGTCTATGTTGTCGAAGGGGGAGATACCGGCTGGCGGATGTACTACCAGTACCTGTCCGACCGTGGCCCTTTCAATCGGGAAAAGATCTGGCACCCCGCTCACGAAGGTCAGCCGGCTTACATGGTTCCCCCGATCGTAAATTTGTCTGATGGTCCATCCGGACTGGTCCACTACCCGGGCGTGGGTCTCGCTGATCGTTATAAAGGTCACTTCTTCCTGGCCGACTTCCGGGGGACTCCCTCACGCAGCGGTATCCGTTCGTTTGCCGTCAAACCGAAGGGAGCTTCCTTTGAACTGACCGACTCCCATGAATTTATCTGGCAGATCCTCGCGACCGATGTCGACTTTGGCTACGACGGCAGCCTGTATGTCTCTGACTGGGTCAACGGCTGGAACGGACTGGGCAAAGGCCGCATCTATCAGTTCACTGATACCAGACATGCAGGGGAAGCGAAAGAAGTTCACTCTGCAGAACTCATGAAAGCAGGCTTTTCAGAACGTTCCACTGAGGAACTGGTCGGTCTGCTCGCGCATCCGGATCAGCGAATTCGCATGGAAGCCCAGTTTGCCCTCGTCAATCGGAGTGCCCTGGATTCTCTACAGAATGTCGCCCTGAATGGGAACGATCTGTTTGCCCGCCTGCATGCCATCTGGGGCATCGGACAGTTGGGGCGTCAGACAAGTTCTGCAGTCGCCGGCATTCAAAGTCTGCTCAAAGATCCGGACAGCGAAGTCAGAGCTCAGACTGCCAAAGTGATCGGGGAAGCCGGATTTACTTCTGCAACTCCGACCCTGATTGAACTGCTCAAAGATTCGAATGCCCGCGTACAATACTTCGCCGCAGTTGCCTTGGGGCACTTTAAGTCACAGGCAGCGGTTCCCGCATTGTTTGAGCTACTCAAGCAGAATAACAATGCCGACCCGATGCTGCGTCATTCTGCGATTCTGGCACTGTCCCGCATCGGGGCAGCAGACCAGTTAGTTGCCGCGGTCAACAACGAATCGGCGGCAGTTCGCCTGGCTGCGGTTGTTGCTCTGCGTCGTCTGCAGCGTAAGGAAGTTGGTCTGTTCCTGCAGGATTCCGATCCCCAGATCGTGCTCGAAGCGGCCCGGGCGATTAACGATGCTCCCATTCCCGCTGCGGTACCAGACCTCGCAGCGGTTTCCCTGAATCCGGACATGGCCGATCCCCTGCTCCGCCGGGTGATGAATGCGAACTTCCGACTGGGAGGTGCTGAAAACGCCGCCCTGTTGGCAAAGATTGCCGCCGATAAAAATGTCCCTGAAACGCTCCGCCTGGAAGCGATTCAAGAACTGAGCCAGTGGAATGAGCCGGAGCCCCTGGATCGGGTTCTTGGACGCTGGCAGCCCATCGAAAACCGGCAACCGGTCGAACTGGCGGAAATCGTCGGTCCCATCGTCCCCGACCTGTTCAGCAGCTCGGAGAAGATCAAGGAAGCAGGCACCGGACTGGCAGCAAAATATGGCATCAAGGAAGCCGCCCCCATGCTGGCCAAAATGGTGGAAGATGTAAAACGTCCCGTTGATGTTCGAGTCGCTTCACTCAAGGCACTGGATAAACTCGGCTACCCGGGCATTTCAGAGATCGCTAAAACCGCTATTCGGGACAAGCATGCCGCATTGAGAGTCGCTGGTCGCAATGTACTGGCTCGCCATGAACCAGAGGCCGCCCTGCAGCCCCTGGAACAGGCCATTGAATCGGGACAAACGTCAGAAAAACAGGGCGCCATCGCCACCCTGGCTGAAATGCAGATCCCGGAAGCAACTACCATCCTGACCAGATGGATGCAACGACTGGTCAAGCAGGAGGTTCCCGCGGAAATTCAACTGGATCTGCTCAAGGCAGCCGCGCAGAAGAAATCACCCGAACTGGACCAACTCCGTGATCAGTATGAAGCTCAGCGCCCCGAGGGGGATGCGTTAGCGAACTACCTCGAATCGCTGTCTGGTGGGAATGCTGCCCGGGGACGTGAAATCTTTTTTGGTCGCAGCGACACTTCCTGTCGTCGCTGTCATCAAATCCGCAATAACGGCGGCGAAGTCGGCCCCGATCTTTCGGGAATCGGCCGTGATAAAGATCGCCGTTATCTGCTCGAAGCAATCGTCGCACCGAACAAAGCGATCGCGAAAGGATTCGAAACTGCCGTGCTGGCTTTGCTGGACGGCAAGGTGGTCGTCGGTATCATCCGCAATGAAACCGATGATACCTTGGAGGTTATGGATGCCAAAGGGACCGTGATTCGTGTTCCCAAGGACGAAATCGACGAACGGGCGACCGGGAAATCGGCAATGCCTGAAGAAATCGTCAAGCAGCTCAGTAAAGACGATCTGCGGGACCTCGTTGAATTTCTCATTCAACAGAAACAGAAACCAAAAGGTCCATCGGCTAAGCACGAAGGCTGA
- a CDS encoding replication-associated recombination protein A — protein MGLFDQQESQHLEKAKPLAARMRPRSLEEFVGQQHFLGEGKLLRRILAADRIGSLIFFGSPGTGKTSLAELIARQSNRRFEALNAASAGIKEVRAALDRARDELASGGMQTILFIDELHHFSKVQQDVLLPDVESGVVSLIGATTSNPFFSLVSALISRSQIFEFQALTADEIRTLMHRALQDEKRGLARYSVEVEAEALDFLIEVCDGDARRSLNALEIGVLSLYGQDRVFDLEVAQESIQKKAIQYDQDGDAHYDSASALIKSMRGSDPDAALYWLARMIEAGEDPRFLARRIVIAASEDVGNADPMALLIANSTFAAVEKIGMPEGRILLAQAVTYIATAPKSNASYVAIDEALSDVRNKSLLPVPVHLKDTHYRGASQLGHGEGYQYAHASEEGWVDQDYLGVEREYYRPVERGFEATIRKRLEVFKERREKKSGTDDNNRS, from the coding sequence ATGGGCTTGTTCGATCAGCAGGAATCGCAGCACCTCGAAAAGGCGAAACCGCTGGCAGCCCGCATGCGTCCGCGCTCCCTGGAAGAGTTTGTCGGACAGCAGCATTTTCTGGGCGAGGGAAAACTTCTGCGACGCATCCTCGCCGCCGACCGGATTGGCTCGCTGATCTTCTTCGGCTCTCCCGGCACCGGTAAAACCTCACTCGCAGAACTGATTGCCCGTCAATCTAACCGCCGCTTTGAAGCACTCAATGCCGCCTCTGCCGGTATCAAAGAAGTCCGCGCCGCCCTGGACCGGGCCCGCGATGAACTGGCCTCGGGGGGCATGCAGACCATTCTCTTCATTGATGAGCTGCATCACTTCAGCAAAGTTCAGCAGGACGTCTTGTTACCGGATGTGGAATCGGGGGTTGTCTCCCTGATCGGTGCAACGACTTCGAACCCGTTTTTCTCGCTCGTTTCTGCCCTCATCAGCCGGAGCCAGATCTTCGAATTCCAGGCACTGACGGCGGACGAAATCCGTACGCTGATGCACCGGGCCCTGCAGGATGAAAAACGGGGACTGGCCCGCTACAGCGTTGAAGTCGAAGCCGAGGCTCTCGACTTTCTGATTGAAGTCTGTGATGGAGATGCCCGACGCTCTCTAAATGCACTGGAAATCGGGGTCCTCTCCCTCTACGGTCAGGATCGAGTATTCGATCTGGAAGTCGCCCAGGAATCGATTCAGAAAAAAGCGATTCAATACGACCAGGATGGCGATGCCCACTATGATTCCGCTTCTGCCTTGATTAAAAGTATGCGCGGCAGTGACCCGGACGCCGCCCTGTACTGGCTGGCCCGTATGATTGAAGCGGGCGAAGACCCGCGTTTTCTGGCCCGCCGCATCGTGATCGCTGCCTCAGAAGACGTAGGCAATGCAGACCCGATGGCACTCCTGATCGCGAATTCCACCTTTGCGGCGGTCGAAAAAATCGGTATGCCCGAAGGTCGGATCCTGCTGGCACAGGCGGTGACCTATATCGCCACCGCGCCGAAATCCAACGCTTCCTATGTCGCCATTGATGAGGCACTCTCTGACGTGCGAAACAAGTCTCTGCTGCCTGTCCCCGTGCATTTGAAAGACACACATTACCGCGGGGCCAGTCAACTGGGACACGGCGAAGGTTACCAGTACGCCCATGCGTCAGAGGAGGGCTGGGTCGACCAGGATTATCTGGGAGTGGAACGCGAATACTACCGCCCCGTTGAACGCGGCTTCGAAGCGACAATCCGCAAGCGGCTGGAGGTATTCAAGGAACGGCGCGAAAAAAAATCAGGAACGGATGATAACAACCGTTCCTGA
- a CDS encoding DUF3524 domain-containing protein — protein sequence MRILAINAYHGGSHRDFLQHWVSHSCHEFTVLTLPPRHWKWRMQHAALTLATEVEQRFASGACWDVLFVTDMFDLTTFLGLVRKEITDLPRIVYFHENQWTYPVPENEIRDLTYGFINLKSAISANALWFNSDFHRREFFQGSAEFLQRMPDYASVDVLKPLQQKSSVRPPGIPSLTENTRERKSGPLQILWGARWEYDKNPEQFCDAVAQLDTQGVDFRLSVLGQSTPEIPDCFLELKSKFADRIDHWGFLESRSDYQRALQASDIVISTAWHEFFGISILEAVEAGCLPVLPNRLSYPEIFAEAPECFYDGSTEALVAKVMEYSQLLQSDQVNTDMRERLKKICLRYHWERVARMLDEGVSECSRSRRA from the coding sequence ATGCGAATACTGGCAATCAATGCGTATCATGGTGGGAGTCATCGCGATTTCCTGCAGCATTGGGTCTCGCATAGTTGCCATGAATTCACTGTCCTGACATTACCTCCGCGGCATTGGAAGTGGAGAATGCAGCACGCTGCTTTAACCCTCGCTACCGAGGTTGAGCAGCGCTTTGCATCCGGCGCCTGCTGGGATGTGCTGTTTGTGACCGACATGTTCGATTTGACGACGTTTCTGGGGCTGGTCCGTAAAGAGATTACGGACTTGCCCCGCATCGTCTATTTTCATGAGAACCAGTGGACCTATCCGGTTCCTGAAAACGAAATCCGTGATCTGACCTACGGATTTATCAATCTGAAATCGGCTATTTCTGCGAACGCACTCTGGTTTAATTCCGACTTTCATCGACGGGAGTTTTTTCAGGGTTCGGCTGAGTTCCTGCAACGTATGCCGGACTATGCTTCAGTAGACGTGCTGAAACCACTGCAGCAAAAGTCGTCCGTGCGCCCCCCGGGAATTCCCTCTCTGACAGAAAATACCCGGGAAAGGAAGTCCGGTCCGCTACAGATACTGTGGGGGGCTCGCTGGGAATATGATAAGAATCCGGAGCAGTTCTGTGACGCGGTGGCGCAACTGGATACACAGGGTGTTGATTTCCGACTGAGTGTGCTGGGCCAGTCCACTCCGGAAATCCCCGACTGCTTTCTGGAATTGAAATCAAAATTTGCAGACCGGATTGATCATTGGGGGTTTCTCGAAAGTCGATCCGACTATCAGCGGGCCCTGCAGGCGTCGGATATTGTGATCTCAACCGCCTGGCATGAATTCTTTGGGATTTCGATCCTGGAAGCGGTCGAAGCCGGTTGTCTGCCAGTGCTGCCGAACCGACTTTCATATCCCGAGATATTTGCTGAGGCTCCCGAATGTTTCTATGACGGATCAACCGAGGCACTGGTTGCGAAGGTCATGGAGTATTCGCAACTGCTGCAATCGGACCAGGTAAACACGGACATGCGGGAGCGGCTGAAAAAAATCTGTCTCCGCTATCATTGGGAGCGGGTCGCCCGGATGCTGGATGAAGGTGTTTCAGAGTGCAGTCGCAGCCGTCGTGCCTGA
- a CDS encoding SulP family inorganic anion transporter has product MSQNQFDQPRFNVKSYLNEFNPWHNIKIMHTNVPNDILAGITVAVIAMPLALAFGVASGLGAEAGMWAAICGGILVGLFGGSNTGVSGPTGPKVVQLAAIIAATKLASGEPDIVFAMSMVFLSGLICVALALMKIGRFIYYTPYSVVSGFMCGIGVIIILLEIPPMLGFATPNSVMGAIKQIPYDIMHEKPHALIVSLATFATILIWPRLTKKQWLPAPLMGLIVGTSLAHLLQFKDIEYIASMPVGVPHLYWPDFSRFGDMVGGAFALAGLCIFDSLLTCLVADNMTNERHNSDREIFGQGIANMGCGIVGGVTTATATMRTVANIKCGGKTGLASITHGLVLLALMLGLAPYASYIPMACLAGILLKVGMDIIDYRVLPVLHRMPFTDSICFWAVLILTISVDLLVAMGVGITIAFVRIVQELGQAYEQNVVNLNEISRPLPADVSMPEDLKEKVLKLRLEGPLFFGVSDTIYRTSSALVDYKYLIVRMARVPMVDMSGAYLLEDIIDKAHDQGATVFFTGLRPQVERTLNRLKVIEKVSEENCLATFNDAILRIQELESRQSDTEHQVEYEDVSRV; this is encoded by the coding sequence ATGTCACAAAATCAATTCGATCAACCCAGGTTCAACGTCAAAAGCTATCTCAACGAATTTAACCCCTGGCACAATATTAAAATTATGCATACCAATGTCCCCAACGATATTCTCGCGGGGATCACGGTGGCTGTTATCGCGATGCCACTGGCACTCGCGTTCGGGGTTGCTTCCGGGCTGGGAGCGGAAGCCGGGATGTGGGCCGCCATCTGTGGTGGGATTCTGGTCGGTCTATTCGGTGGATCCAACACCGGAGTCAGTGGTCCAACGGGGCCCAAAGTCGTTCAGCTGGCTGCGATTATCGCGGCAACCAAACTGGCCAGTGGAGAACCCGATATTGTCTTTGCGATGTCAATGGTCTTTCTGAGCGGTCTGATTTGTGTTGCTCTGGCATTGATGAAGATTGGACGGTTTATTTATTACACTCCTTATTCGGTTGTCTCCGGATTCATGTGCGGTATCGGCGTGATCATCATCCTGCTTGAGATTCCACCCATGCTCGGTTTTGCCACTCCCAATTCCGTGATGGGTGCCATCAAGCAGATTCCGTATGACATCATGCACGAAAAGCCGCATGCCCTGATTGTGTCCCTGGCGACATTCGCGACGATTCTTATCTGGCCGCGACTGACTAAGAAACAGTGGCTGCCTGCCCCGTTGATGGGGCTGATCGTGGGAACCAGCCTTGCGCATCTGCTGCAATTCAAGGACATAGAATATATCGCTTCGATGCCGGTAGGCGTGCCTCATCTCTACTGGCCCGATTTCTCCCGTTTTGGTGATATGGTCGGCGGCGCGTTCGCTCTGGCCGGACTGTGTATTTTTGACTCGCTGCTGACCTGTCTGGTGGCAGATAATATGACCAACGAACGGCATAACAGCGACCGGGAAATCTTCGGTCAGGGAATTGCCAACATGGGCTGCGGGATTGTCGGGGGCGTGACAACTGCAACCGCTACCATGCGGACCGTGGCGAATATCAAGTGTGGCGGAAAGACCGGCCTGGCTTCGATCACGCATGGCCTGGTGCTGCTGGCACTCATGCTCGGGCTGGCGCCTTATGCCAGTTACATCCCCATGGCCTGTCTGGCGGGAATTTTGTTGAAAGTCGGTATGGATATCATTGACTACCGGGTGCTGCCGGTCCTGCATCGTATGCCGTTTACGGATTCGATCTGCTTCTGGGCAGTTTTGATTCTGACGATCTCGGTCGACCTGCTCGTGGCGATGGGAGTCGGTATTACGATCGCTTTTGTGCGGATTGTGCAGGAACTGGGGCAAGCATATGAGCAGAATGTGGTCAATCTGAATGAAATCAGCCGGCCACTGCCCGCTGATGTCTCCATGCCGGAGGACCTCAAAGAAAAAGTTCTCAAACTGCGACTGGAAGGTCCGCTGTTCTTTGGTGTTTCTGATACAATCTACCGGACTTCCTCAGCGCTGGTCGATTACAAGTATCTGATCGTCCGCATGGCACGGGTGCCCATGGTGGATATGTCGGGGGCGTATCTCCTGGAAGATATCATCGACAAAGCGCATGACCAGGGGGCAACCGTGTTCTTTACCGGTTTACGCCCTCAGGTGGAGCGAACCTTGAACCGCTTGAAGGTCATCGAAAAGGTGTCTGAAGAGAACTGCCTGGCGACCTTCAATGACGCCATTCTGCGGATTCAGGAACTGGAAAGCCGGCAGTCTGACACAGAACATCAGGTTGAGTACGAAGACGTAAGCAGGGTTTAA